GCGGTTCTGCTAAGCAGGGTCGCGATCGTCGCTTCCAGGCCATTCTTCCTTTAAAAGGAAAAATCCTAAACGTTGAAAAAGCGCGCTTTGACAAAATGCTCGCCAGCCAAGAGGTTGTTACCTTAATTACTGTTCTTGGAACGGGTATTGGCATTGAAGAATATAAGGCTGACAAGCTTCGCTATCACCGCATCATCATCATGACCGATGCTGACGTTGACGGAAGTCACATTCGCACACTCTTGTTAACATTCTTCTATAGACAGATGCCGGAGTTAATTGAGCGTGGCCACATCTATATTGCCCAACCACCACTTTATAAGGTGAAGTTTGGTAAGAATGAGCAATACATTAAGGATGACAACGAATTAAACCAACTGTTGTTAAAGATAGCGTTGGAAACCGCGTCCTTGCAGACCCCATCTGGAGAGGTTGTTGAGGGTGATGCACTTAATGAGCTTGCAAAGCACTATCAAGTAATTCAGTCAATTGTTGACCGCCTCTCGCGCACAATAGATGAAGATGCTTTGCGCGCAATCGCTTCTGGTACACCATTAAATCTCGACACCGAGAAATCTGCTAATGAGTCAGCAGATCGTTTACGACAGGCGCTTGCTGATTCACTTAACCCATTGGCTTTACCACCAGAAATTATTGTTCAAAAAGAAGACCGCACTGAGCGTTTCCGTTTGTTGTTGTCACGTCGCATTCACGGAAACCTAAAGCTGTCCTCAATTAACTCCGATTTTGTTCATGGCGATGACTATCAAAGTCTTGCGAATGCGGCAGCTGTTTTGTCTGGCAAGGTGGTGCCGGGTTCAAAAGTTCGCCGCGGCGATCCCGATAAGAATCAGAAAGAGCAAACCATTGGCGACTTTAGGGCCGCATTTGCATGGTTGCTGTCTGAAGCAGAGCGCGTTCTAAGTCGTCAACGCTACAAAGGTCTTGGTGAGATGAATCCTTCGCAGCTGTGGGAAACCACTATGGATGCAAGCTCAAGAACCTTGCTGCAGGTGAAGATTGAAGATGCCATTGCGGCCGATCAAGTCTTTACAACACTTATGGGGGACGAGGTAGAACCTCGCCGCGCGTTTATTGAAAAGAACGCGCTTATTGCTCGCAACCTAGACGTTTAATTTATGGCATCCAAAAAATCAAAGCCACCAAAGGTGGATCGATCTTCTATTGTTGTTAAGTCTTCCCCCATCCACGGGAAAGGCGTCTTTGTTGCTAAGCCGATTAAAAAAGCCAAGCCATTATTGAGTATCAGGGTGAGCGTATTAGTTGGAAGCTGGCTGAAAAGCGCCACCCACACGATCCAAAAGACCCAAATCACACCTTTTATTTTTCTTTAGAAGATGGTCGGGTAATTGATGCTAAGTACGGCGGCAATGCTGCGCGCTGGATTAATCACTCTTGCGCACCCAGTTGCGAGGCGCGTGAGGATGATTTTGGTGGCGAGCCACAGGTATTTATTTATGCAAAGCGCGCACTCAAGGTTGGTGAAGAGTTGTTCTATGACTACTCATTGGATGTTGAGGGCCGCATTACTAAGCAAATGAAAAAAGACTACGAGTGTCGTTGTGGTGCAAAAAAGTGCCGCGGCACTATGCTTGCATCTAAGAGTAAATAAACAGAGTTATTTCTAATGTTGTACGTAACAATCCAAGAGCTTGAGGCCGCCATCAATTACTGGCGCAGCCAGTCGCCATCAGAGGGTGACGAGCTCCGTCTGTGTGCTGAGGCCTCGGCCCTCGCCAAGCCATATGCACTCATGATTATTCAAGGCTCACAACGTATCCCTGTGGATGTTTTGGATGAACTAGCGCGATCTGCGGTGCAAAAATTTACCAAAGTCACCCAAACAAAATAAGCATTTCTCCTTTTCGTATTTAGGGTTATCGCTATATAAGACAAGGCCGTCTTGGGTTATCCTCAATGTCTTGCTCTATTTAGAGGGTAAAAGATTGCAAGAGACGATATTAAAAACAATTGGACTGGGGAAATCTTTTAAAGGATTTTCTGCAGTTACTGATGTCAACCTGGATGTCACCAGGGGGACTATTCACGCGTTGATTGGCCCTAACGGCGCCGGAAAAACAACCTGCTTTAATTTGCTAACAAAGTTTCTGGAGCCAAGTAGCGGCCAAATCTTGTTTAATGGGTTTGATATCACCAATGAGGCGCCGGCTCAAATTGCCCGCCGAGGCGTAATTCGGTCTTTTCAGATCTCCGCTGTGTTTCCGCATCTGACTGTTTTGGAAAACGTTCGTGTTGCACTGCAGCGAGGTTTGGGTACAGAGTTCCACTTTTGGAAATCCGGCAACTCTTTGAATGTTCTAAATGACCGTGCGCTGGAGTTATTGCATGAAGTTGGTTTGGAGGACTTTGCCCATGAAGAGACCTTAAATCTGGATTATGGCCGTAAAAGAGCGCTCGAAATTGCCACCACCTTGGCTATGGAGCCAGAGTTAATGCTCCTGGATGAGCCAACTCAAGGAATGGGCCATGAGGATGTCGAGTGTGTAACCGAATTAATTGATCGCGTGGCCAAGGGCCGCACCATCTTGATGGTTGAGCACAACATGAAGGTTGTTTCATCCATTGCCGACAAAATTACCGTGTTGCAGCGGGGTTCAGTTTTGGCAGAGGGTTCATATCACGAGGTTTCTACCAACCCCTTGGTTGTAGAGGCTTATATGGGTAGCCATGGGGGAGACAACCTATGAGCACAATGGCGTTAGAGGTTAAGAACCTAGAGTCTTGGTATGGCGAGTCCCATATTTTGCACGGCGTTAATTTTGCTGTGCGCGACGGCGAGGTTGTTACTTTGCTTGGGTGCAATGGAGCGGGGCGAAGCACCATACTAAAAACCATTCTTGGCTTAACCAGCAAGAGAACCGGTTCGGTAGAGATCTACGGCACACAAACTATTGATATGCCAACGTACAAAATTGCACGCTTGGGCGTTGGGTTTTGTTCTGAAGAAAGAGGAATCTTTGCTAGCCTAAGTACCGAAGAGAATTTATTACTTTTGCCGGAGATTGCTCCGGGCGGCATGGGTTTGGATGAGATTTACGAAATGTTTCCTAATCTCTATGAGAGGCGCAACAGCCCTGGCACTCGGCTGTCTGGCGGCGAACAACAAATGTTGGCCATGGCGCGAATCTTAAGAACCGGCGCCAAGCTTTTGTTGCTTGACGAAATTACTGAAGGTTTGGCACCAGTGATTGTGCAAAAGTTGGGAGAGGTCGTAACCAGCCTTCGTAACAAGGGCTTCACGATTGTGTTGGTTGAGCAGAATTTCCGTTTTGCGGCACCTTTGGCGGATCGCCATTATGTGGTGGAGCATGGAAATGTGGTTGAGGTTGTAAATCAGAATGAGCTTGCTGAAAAAGCAACGCTATTAAATGAGTATCTTGGTGTTTAGTGGATTTCTATAGGAGACGGTAATGAAGTTAAAGCAAATAACCGCGTGTCTGGTTGCGGCGACCATGTTTGGTTCAAACCCAGTGTTTGCGCAAAATGCACCAAAAGTTAGTGGTGATGTTATTAAGATCGGCGTATTGACCGACCTGTCATCAACTTATTCTGACTTGGCTGGTCCAGGCGCTGTAATTGCAGCAAAGATGGCAATTGCTGATTTTTCTAAAGACGGCACTGTTGTTGGAAAGAAAATTGAGATTGTTAGTGCTGACCACCAAAATAAGGCCGACATTGCCGCTAATAAAGCCCGCGAATGGTATGACAAGGATGGCGTAGACGTTATCGTTGAGCTAGTTTCTACCAACGTTGCCTTGGCTGTAATGGAAGTTGCCGAGCAAAAAAATAAGATTACCTTGGTTTCTGGAGCGGCTTCTTTGCCAATCACCAACGAAAAATGTACTGCCAATAACGTACATTGGACTTACGACACATACGCTCTTTCAAACGGAATAGCCAAAGCGGTTGTAAAACAAGGTAAAAAGAACTGGTACTTCCTAACTGCTGACTATGCTTTTGGCGCAGCTTTGGAAAAAGACTCAACCAACGTTGTGAATGCTAATGGCGGTAAGGTTTTAGGAACCAGCAAGCATCCATTCCCTGATAGCGATTTTTCATCCTATCTTTTGAAGGCGCAGGCTAGTGGAGCTGACGTAGTGGCTTTAGCAAATGCGGGACAGGACACTATTAATAGCGTTAAGCAAGCATCTGAATTCAGTATCAACAAAAAACAAACAGTTGTTCCTCTGTTAATGTTTATCTCTGACGTTCACTCTTTAGGTCTGCCTGCCGCTCAAGGCATGTACCTTACAGAGGGCTTCTATTGGGATAGGGACGACAAGACCCGCGCATTTTCTAAGCGTTTTATTTTGCAGCATAAGCGTATGCCAACCAGCGTTCAAGCTGGCGTTTATTCATCCGTTCTTGCTTACTTAAGTGCAGTACAAAAATCGGGTACCGATGACACACAGGCGGTTATGAAGGCTTTGAAGTCTACAAACATTGATGACGGCCTCTTCAAAGGCAAGATTCGTGCTGACGGCAAATTTGAGCATGACATGTATTTGCTGGAAGTGAAGAAGCCTGCTGACTCTAAGAGCCTATGGGATTATTACAACGTCAAGGCGGTGATTCCTGCTGCTGAAGCTACACAACCGCTCTCATTGTCACGATGCAAGCTGGTTACTAACAAGTAATTAACCTTAATTAAGCATGTTTGAACTTCTCGGAATTACCCCCCCCAAGGGCTGGTAGCCCAGCTCTTGGGGGGGCTTATTAATGGCTCGTTTTACGCCATATTGAGCTTGGGACTGGCCATTATTTTTGGCCTTCTCAACATTATTAATTTTGCTCATGGCGCTCAATACACCATGGGTGCATTTATCGCCTGGATTGGCTTAACTCAGATCAGCCAGTGGCTCGGCTTTCCTGATCTTTCCATCAACTATTGGTTTGCATTGATTGTTGTGCCACTAGTGTTGGCGGGTTTCGGTTTGATTCTTGAGCGAACCATGCTGCGCCGTTTGTATCACCTTGATCACTTATATGGCCTACTCCTCACGTTTGGTTTGGCTTTGATTATTGAGGGTATGTTCCGTCATTGGTATGGCATCTCCGGCGAGAGCTATCCAGCTCCTGAGCTGCTGCAGGGTGCGATCCCCCTTGAGTCTATTGGCATCATCTTGCCAAAATACCGTTTATGGGTAGTAGTTATTTCTTTGGTTGTGTGCTTCTCTACCTGGTATGTAATTGAGAAAACAAAACTCGGGGCTTATCTACGTGCGGGCACTGAAAACCCAAAATTGTTACAAGCTTTTGGTATCAATGTTCCTTTGATGATTTCTTTGGCCTACGCTTATGGCGTTGGTCTTGCGGGCTTCGCTGGTGTTTTGGCTGCCCCAATATTTCAAGTTAACCCATTGATGGGTTCAAACCTCATCATTGTTGTTTTTGCAGTGGTTGTAATCGGTGGTATGGGCTCCATCATGGGCGCCATCTTGACCGGTTTAGGTTTGGGCTTGGTTGAGGGCCTTACCAAAGTCTTTTACCCAGAAGCTTCTGGCGTTGTTATTTTTGTGATCATGGCAATTGTTTTGTTGATTCGCCCTGCTGGACTATTTGGGCGGGAGAAATAATCATGAATCCAAAAACAAAAATGTTGTACGGCATCTTAGTGTTGATTGCCCTATTGCTGCCTTTCCAAGACTTCATTTACCTCGTCTTCGCAATGAAGGTATTGTGTTTCGCTCTCTTTGCTTGTGCTTTTAATTTGTTGCTTGGCTTCACAGGACTATTGTCTTTTGGGCATGCGGCATTTTTCGGAACCGCCGCTTACATTACCGCCTATTTCTGCAAAGAAGCCGGCCTTTCCCCTGAGTTGGGAATCATCTTGGGCGTCTTTGGCTCTGGCACCCTTGGTTTTTTGATTGGTTCTTTGGCTATTCGCAGACAGGGCATCTATTTTGCGATGGTGACCTTGGCTCTATCGCAAATGATTTACTTCCTAGCGGTTCAGCTGCCATTTACTGGTGGTGAGGATGGAATTCAGGGCGTTCCTCGTGGAATGTTGTTTGGTTTGATTGATTTAAAAGACGACGTTGCGATGTATTACTTCGTTTTGGCCGTTTTCTTGTTTGGTTTCGCTCTCATCATGCGCGCGGCCCACTCCCCGTTTGGTCAGGTACTTAAGGCGATTCGTGAAAACGAGCCTCGTGCCATTTCTTTGGGTTACGACGTTGATCGATTCAAGTTGATGTCTTTTGTAATCTCAGCCGCCCTCGCTGGTTTGGCTGGATCAATGAAGTCGTTGGTATTCCAATTGGCAACATTAACCGATGTGCATTGGCATATGTCTGGCGAAGTGGTGTTGATGACATTACTTGGCGGCATGGGAACCATTCTTGGTCCGGTGGTTGGCGCTGGCATTGTTGTCGGCTTGCAGAACTACTTGGCAAACATTGGCTCGTGGAGCACGATCGCAACGGGCTTTATTTTTGTAATTTGCGTTTTAGCATTTCGTCGTGGCGTTGTTGGTGAAATCGCTGCGCACTTCAAAAACAAAAACTGAGTTTTTGTTTTCCTTTTATTATTTGGTTTTAGTGTGGCGCCAATTTTTAATTGCGCCACACTCATTTAATTAAAAGAGACACTCATCGAATTCTCAATTTATATCTGGCCATTGCTGTTAGCGATGGCTTTTTTTGCCGCTCTAGTTGACGCCGTGGCTGGTGGCGGAGGGCCTCATACAGGTGCCCGCCTTGTTTGCGGCTTATCCTGACGTGCCCCCTGCGACCTTGCTTTCAACCAATAAAGTATCTGCTGTTGGTGGAACCTTAAATGCTGCGCGCAGATATTTGCGTCATGTTTCTTTGCCTTGGGCTGTTGTTGGGCCTGCAATTGTTGCGGGTTTTGTTGGTTCACTCTTAGGTGCTAATGCGGTGAGCAATTTTCCCGCGGAGCCTTTGCGCAAAGCGCTCCCATTTTTATTGTTGTTCTTGTTAATTTATACATGGTTCCAGCCTAACCTCGGTCAGGCCCATGCACCCAAGAGTCTTGGGAGACTTCAACAACTTAAAGGGATTGCGCTTGGTTTGATAATTGGTTTTTACGATGGCTTTTTTGGCCCAGGCACCGGAAGCTTTTTATTGTTTGGATTTGTGCGTTTTTTTTGGCTTTGATTTTTTGCACGCATCGGCCGCTACAAAATTAGTGAATGTTGCAACCAACTTAGCTGCAATCTTGATGCTGGCCAGTCTTGGACAAATTAATTGGACTCTGGGTTTTGCCATGATGATTGCCAATATTGCGGGCAGTCAGTTTGGAGGTCGTTTAGCAATTCAGCATGGCTGCACGTTTGTCAGAAAAGCTTTTCTTGTGATTGTGAGTGTGCTGATTCTGAAGTCTGCCTGGAATGCCTATTTTCTCAATTAAATCAAATACTTAGAAAACTTACCTTTATTTTTCTAGGATTTTGTAATCTTTTGTTTCACGTGAAACAAACAAAATGCTATGATCATCGCCCTATCAGAGGCAAATCATGCGTTATTCCAAAAGTTTCGATGTCATAGTGGTTGGTGGCGGTCACGCTGGGACCGAGGCCGCCCTGGCATCGGCGCGCATGGGTTGCGACACCCTATTAATTACCCATAGCATTGAAA
Above is a window of Polynucleobacter necessarius DNA encoding:
- a CDS encoding DUF3717 domain-containing protein — encoded protein: MLYVTIQELEAAINYWRSQSPSEGDELRLCAEASALAKPYALMIIQGSQRIPVDVLDELARSAVQKFTKVTQTK
- a CDS encoding ABC transporter ATP-binding protein, whose product is MQETILKTIGLGKSFKGFSAVTDVNLDVTRGTIHALIGPNGAGKTTCFNLLTKFLEPSSGQILFNGFDITNEAPAQIARRGVIRSFQISAVFPHLTVLENVRVALQRGLGTEFHFWKSGNSLNVLNDRALELLHEVGLEDFAHEETLNLDYGRKRALEIATTLAMEPELMLLDEPTQGMGHEDVECVTELIDRVAKGRTILMVEHNMKVVSSIADKITVLQRGSVLAEGSYHEVSTNPLVVEAYMGSHGGDNL
- a CDS encoding ABC transporter ATP-binding protein, with amino-acid sequence MSTMALEVKNLESWYGESHILHGVNFAVRDGEVVTLLGCNGAGRSTILKTILGLTSKRTGSVEIYGTQTIDMPTYKIARLGVGFCSEERGIFASLSTEENLLLLPEIAPGGMGLDEIYEMFPNLYERRNSPGTRLSGGEQQMLAMARILRTGAKLLLLDEITEGLAPVIVQKLGEVVTSLRNKGFTIVLVEQNFRFAAPLADRHYVVEHGNVVEVVNQNELAEKATLLNEYLGV
- a CDS encoding ABC transporter substrate-binding protein, coding for MKLKQITACLVAATMFGSNPVFAQNAPKVSGDVIKIGVLTDLSSTYSDLAGPGAVIAAKMAIADFSKDGTVVGKKIEIVSADHQNKADIAANKAREWYDKDGVDVIVELVSTNVALAVMEVAEQKNKITLVSGAASLPITNEKCTANNVHWTYDTYALSNGIAKAVVKQGKKNWYFLTADYAFGAALEKDSTNVVNANGGKVLGTSKHPFPDSDFSSYLLKAQASGADVVALANAGQDTINSVKQASEFSINKKQTVVPLLMFISDVHSLGLPAAQGMYLTEGFYWDRDDKTRAFSKRFILQHKRMPTSVQAGVYSSVLAYLSAVQKSGTDDTQAVMKALKSTNIDDGLFKGKIRADGKFEHDMYLLEVKKPADSKSLWDYYNVKAVIPAAEATQPLSLSRCKLVTNK
- a CDS encoding branched-chain amino acid ABC transporter permease — encoded protein: MVAQLLGGLINGSFYAILSLGLAIIFGLLNIINFAHGAQYTMGAFIAWIGLTQISQWLGFPDLSINYWFALIVVPLVLAGFGLILERTMLRRLYHLDHLYGLLLTFGLALIIEGMFRHWYGISGESYPAPELLQGAIPLESIGIILPKYRLWVVVISLVVCFSTWYVIEKTKLGAYLRAGTENPKLLQAFGINVPLMISLAYAYGVGLAGFAGVLAAPIFQVNPLMGSNLIIVVFAVVVIGGMGSIMGAILTGLGLGLVEGLTKVFYPEASGVVIFVIMAIVLLIRPAGLFGREK
- a CDS encoding branched-chain amino acid ABC transporter permease, whose translation is MNPKTKMLYGILVLIALLLPFQDFIYLVFAMKVLCFALFACAFNLLLGFTGLLSFGHAAFFGTAAYITAYFCKEAGLSPELGIILGVFGSGTLGFLIGSLAIRRQGIYFAMVTLALSQMIYFLAVQLPFTGGEDGIQGVPRGMLFGLIDLKDDVAMYYFVLAVFLFGFALIMRAAHSPFGQVLKAIRENEPRAISLGYDVDRFKLMSFVISAALAGLAGSMKSLVFQLATLTDVHWHMSGEVVLMTLLGGMGTILGPVVGAGIVVGLQNYLANIGSWSTIATGFIFVICVLAFRRGVVGEIAAHFKNKN